In one window of Cytophagaceae bacterium ABcell3 DNA:
- a CDS encoding HAMP domain-containing sensor histidine kinase — protein MSYTNKPDSLFNENIADLLTEGLVITCQEGYVKYSNKHFNQLLDHIDCQNTLLSEIIPFSRDFIRNTEKSEVEINCKVKNKHSILQVKKDLLKNPDTGENNQIFLFKDITQSRKLEEKVTGLNSFIYKVSHDLKAPLSSMSGIINLINLDPNNNSTQEYVELLHKQIKRMNCILVDLLELSRVSSEKFEKSEINLSNLTYEIIDSVGHLPNSEHLKIYTNIPPSLVINIEKTLISSVLQNLIINAINYHNLRSEDPNICINADLEGSILKIKIADNGPGISPELHDKIFDKFFRGNTNAEGSGLGLYIVKNIISKMNGEIVMESCRHSGTTFSISLPVSAK, from the coding sequence ATGTCATATACAAATAAACCAGATTCGTTATTTAACGAAAACATAGCAGACCTTCTTACAGAAGGCCTTGTTATAACTTGTCAAGAAGGGTATGTCAAATACTCGAACAAGCACTTCAACCAACTTCTGGACCATATAGACTGCCAAAATACTTTATTGTCAGAGATTATCCCCTTTTCCCGCGATTTTATAAGGAATACGGAAAAATCTGAAGTAGAGATAAACTGCAAGGTAAAAAACAAGCACAGCATCTTGCAAGTAAAGAAAGATTTACTTAAAAACCCTGACACAGGCGAAAACAACCAGATCTTTCTCTTCAAGGACATAACCCAAAGCCGAAAGCTTGAAGAGAAAGTAACAGGGCTCAACTCTTTTATATATAAGGTGTCGCACGACCTTAAAGCGCCACTATCTTCTATGAGCGGCATAATTAATTTAATAAACCTTGACCCCAACAACAACTCCACCCAAGAATATGTAGAACTACTCCACAAGCAAATAAAAAGGATGAACTGCATTCTGGTCGATTTGCTGGAACTGTCACGGGTAAGTTCTGAAAAATTTGAGAAGTCAGAAATTAACCTTTCCAACCTCACCTATGAAATTATAGACTCAGTAGGGCACCTTCCCAACTCCGAACACCTCAAAATATACACAAACATCCCTCCTAGCCTAGTCATCAACATCGAAAAAACACTTATTTCGTCTGTCCTTCAAAACCTCATTATCAATGCGATAAACTACCACAACCTCAGGAGCGAAGATCCTAACATTTGCATCAACGCAGATTTGGAAGGGAGTATACTAAAGATAAAAATAGCAGATAATGGCCCAGGCATCAGTCCTGAACTGCACGACAAAATCTTTGATAAATTTTTTAGAGGGAACACAAACGCAGAAGGAAGTGGTTTAGGATTATATATAGTCAAAAACATTATCAGTAAGATGAACGGAGAGATTGTAATGGAAAGCTGTAGACATTCCGGTACAACGTTTAGCATTTCCCTTCCTGTTAGTGCAAAATAA
- a CDS encoding NADH-quinone oxidoreductase subunit A → MNEAADFHPYFPIGLQFLVALGFVSITLLASWLLGPKVNTKNKLESFECGVDSVGNARMQFSIKYFLVATLFVLFDVEVIFLYPWAVNFREFIDEMGIYGLLKMLLFMSSLLVGFFYVIKKGALDWE, encoded by the coding sequence ATGAACGAAGCAGCAGATTTCCACCCATATTTCCCTATTGGGCTTCAGTTTTTAGTAGCTCTTGGATTTGTCAGCATTACATTATTAGCAAGCTGGCTTTTAGGGCCAAAAGTAAACACCAAAAACAAATTAGAATCTTTTGAGTGCGGTGTTGATTCAGTGGGTAACGCAAGGATGCAGTTTTCTATTAAATACTTTCTTGTCGCCACACTGTTTGTCCTTTTTGACGTAGAGGTAATCTTCCTTTACCCTTGGGCTGTAAACTTCCGTGAATTTATAGATGAAATGGGAATTTATGGTCTCCTAAAAATGCTTCTTTTCATGAGTAGCCTTTTAGTAGGATTCTTTTATGTAATCAAAAAAGGTGCTCTTGATTGGGAATAA
- a CDS encoding NADH-quinone oxidoreductase subunit B — translation MANKDIVNIAKSPEGLEGPGFFATSLGKAVGLARKHSLWPLPFATSCCGIEFMATMGSTYDLARFGAERPSFSPRQSDLLLVMGTIAKKMGPVLKQVYEQMAEPKWVVAVGACASSGGIFDTYSVLQGIDKIIPVDVYVPGCPPRPEQIIDGILRVQELAANEPLNRRESPEYKKLLASYGIE, via the coding sequence ATGGCAAACAAAGATATAGTAAACATTGCAAAATCACCTGAGGGACTAGAAGGCCCTGGCTTTTTTGCAACTTCATTAGGTAAAGCAGTGGGCCTTGCCAGAAAACATTCTTTATGGCCACTACCATTTGCCACTTCATGTTGCGGTATTGAGTTTATGGCAACTATGGGCTCTACGTATGATTTAGCTCGTTTTGGAGCTGAACGCCCTAGTTTCTCCCCACGCCAGTCAGACTTGCTGCTTGTAATGGGAACCATTGCAAAAAAAATGGGCCCTGTTTTAAAGCAGGTATATGAGCAAATGGCTGAACCTAAATGGGTAGTGGCTGTAGGAGCCTGTGCTTCAAGCGGTGGAATCTTTGACACATACAGCGTTCTTCAAGGAATTGACAAAATCATCCCTGTAGATGTATATGTGCCAGGCTGCCCTCCTCGTCCTGAGCAGATCATAGATGGAATCTTAAGAGTACAGGAACTAGCGGCCAATGAACCGCTTAACAGAAGGGAATCACCTGAATATAAAAAACTACTAGCTTCATACGGAATAGAATAA
- a CDS encoding NADH-quinone oxidoreductase subunit C, translated as MAELSKETIINKLKDKFGDAIISVEEPYNFLTFTVERNSILDILRFLYDDEELSFKFLTDITGVHYPEPDEQLGAIYHLHNLLKNTRIRLKAFFPKSDPYIESATPIFEAANWMERETYDFFGIIFKNHPNLKRILNVDDMDYFPLRKEYALEDDTRTDKDDSMFGR; from the coding sequence ATGGCTGAATTATCTAAAGAAACTATAATAAACAAGCTTAAAGATAAGTTCGGGGATGCTATTATTTCAGTAGAGGAACCTTATAATTTCCTTACATTTACTGTAGAAAGAAACTCCATACTTGACATACTTCGTTTCCTCTACGATGACGAAGAACTATCATTTAAGTTTTTAACCGATATTACAGGGGTTCATTATCCAGAGCCTGACGAGCAGTTGGGTGCTATTTATCATTTGCACAACTTGCTAAAAAATACAAGGATCAGGTTAAAGGCATTTTTCCCTAAATCTGATCCTTATATTGAGTCAGCAACACCAATCTTTGAGGCTGCAAATTGGATGGAAAGAGAAACTTATGATTTCTTTGGTATTATATTTAAAAACCATCCAAACTTAAAGAGAATTTTGAATGTGGATGATATGGACTATTTCCCACTAAGAAAAGAATATGCCCTTGAAGATGATACAAGGACAGATAAAGACGATTCCATGTTTGGAAGATAA
- the nuoD gene encoding NADH dehydrogenase (quinone) subunit D, with protein sequence MLAKDNKKEVLSTDVIDSFNTLNMGPTHPATHGVFQNVVQLDGEKILSAESTIGYIHRAFEKLAERRPYYQITPITDRLNYVSSPLNNMGWHMTVEKLLGVETPKKVDYMRVIIMELARISDHIICNSILGVDAGAFSGFLYVMQYREKIYDIYEEICGARLTTNIGRIGGLERDFSPSVYARINDFLETFPAVLKEFEDLFNRNRIFMDRTIDVGGIEAERALNYGFTGPNLRAAGVDYDVRIMNPYSSYQDFDFDIPVGKSGDCYDRFLVRNEEMWQSMNIIRQAVEKMPSGPHHADVPDFYLPPKEEVYTSMEALIYHFKIVMGELEVPKGEVYNCIEAANGELGYYLISDGGRTPFRLHFRRPGFVYYQSFTELIKGTQLADAILILSSLNLIAGEMDA encoded by the coding sequence ATGCTTGCAAAAGACAATAAAAAAGAAGTACTCAGTACGGACGTCATTGACAGTTTCAACACCCTGAACATGGGGCCTACCCACCCTGCGACACACGGTGTGTTTCAGAATGTGGTACAGCTCGATGGCGAAAAAATACTTTCTGCTGAATCTACTATAGGATATATTCACAGGGCTTTTGAAAAACTGGCTGAAAGAAGACCGTATTACCAAATAACCCCTATTACAGACAGGCTTAACTACGTATCCTCCCCATTAAACAATATGGGCTGGCATATGACTGTCGAAAAACTTTTAGGTGTAGAGACACCTAAAAAAGTGGACTATATGCGGGTTATTATTATGGAACTGGCACGTATATCAGACCATATCATTTGTAACAGTATTCTCGGTGTGGATGCAGGTGCCTTCTCTGGCTTCTTGTATGTAATGCAATACCGTGAAAAAATATATGATATATACGAAGAAATCTGCGGTGCACGCCTAACAACAAACATCGGCCGTATCGGTGGTTTGGAAAGAGACTTCTCTCCTTCTGTTTATGCACGCATCAACGATTTTCTTGAAACCTTCCCAGCTGTTCTAAAAGAGTTCGAAGATCTCTTCAACAGAAACAGGATATTCATGGACCGTACCATAGATGTAGGTGGTATAGAGGCAGAAAGAGCATTGAACTATGGGTTTACAGGTCCAAACCTGAGAGCTGCGGGTGTCGATTATGATGTAAGGATCATGAACCCTTACTCTTCCTATCAAGATTTTGATTTTGACATTCCTGTAGGAAAAAGCGGAGATTGTTACGACAGGTTTTTGGTCCGTAACGAAGAAATGTGGCAAAGCATGAACATCATAAGGCAGGCAGTAGAAAAGATGCCTTCTGGTCCTCATCATGCTGACGTACCTGATTTCTACCTCCCTCCAAAAGAGGAAGTGTATACGTCAATGGAAGCTTTGATCTACCATTTCAAAATTGTAATGGGTGAATTGGAAGTACCTAAAGGTGAGGTTTATAATTGCATTGAAGCAGCAAACGGTGAGCTAGGCTACTACCTCATCAGTGATGGCGGTAGAACACCATTTAGACTGCATTTCAGAAGACCAGGCTTTGTTTATTATCAATCTTTCACAGAATTGATCAAAGGTACACAGCTTGCAGATGCTATTTTAATCTTAAGTAGCCTGAACCTGATAGCAGGCGAAATGGATGCTTAA
- a CDS encoding NAD(P)H-dependent oxidoreductase subunit E yields MEDTVKNEVRFSDEKLNLVKEIISRYPEGRQKSALLPVLHIAQREFGGWLSPQVMDYVASLLSIQPIEVYEVATFYTMFNLEPIGHCMIEFCRTGPCMTRGVEEVIDYAEQKLGIKEGETTPDGKFTIKCVECLGSCGSAPMAQIGKFYYENLTPEKIDKIVEIFSDPESDTFKKYDI; encoded by the coding sequence ATGGAAGATACAGTAAAGAACGAAGTCAGGTTTTCTGACGAAAAGTTAAATCTTGTTAAAGAGATCATAAGCAGGTATCCTGAAGGAAGACAGAAATCGGCCTTGCTTCCGGTACTTCATATTGCTCAAAGGGAGTTTGGTGGCTGGTTAAGTCCTCAGGTAATGGACTATGTAGCATCTTTACTGAGCATACAGCCAATAGAAGTTTACGAGGTGGCAACATTTTATACCATGTTCAACCTTGAGCCTATTGGCCACTGTATGATAGAATTTTGCAGAACCGGCCCTTGTATGACCAGAGGGGTAGAAGAAGTAATAGACTATGCTGAACAAAAACTTGGCATAAAAGAAGGGGAAACAACTCCTGACGGTAAATTTACCATTAAATGCGTAGAATGTTTAGGTAGCTGCGGTTCAGCACCAATGGCTCAAATAGGCAAGTTCTACTACGAAAACCTTACTCCTGAAAAAATTGATAAGATTGTTGAAATATTCAGCGATCCAGAAAGCGATACCTTTAAAAAGTACGATATCTAA
- the nuoF gene encoding NADH-quinone oxidoreductase subunit NuoF yields the protein MGRKLLLENIHIPGIRNYDTYRANGGYRSVEKALKTMSPEEIMEEVKKSGLRGRGGAGFPTGMKWSFLDRKSDKPRYLVCNADESEPGTFKDRYLMEFIPHLLIEGLIVSSFSLGANTTYIYIRGEYRWIVDILEKAIAEAKNAGFLGKNILGSGFDLEIYVHPGAGAYICGEETALIESLEGKRGNPRMKPPFPAISGLYNCPTVVNNVETLAAVAPIINIGGEEYAKIGVGRSTGTKLISACGNINNPGVYEIELGLPVDEFLNSDEYCGGIRKGHRLKAVVPGGSSVPIVPADLFYKTAEGEDRLMSYESLSEGGFASGTMLGSGGFIAMDETVCIVRNLWNFTRFYHHESCGQCSPCREGTGWMEKVLHRLEHGHGHMHDIDLLVEVAKKIEGHTICPLGDAAAWPVASAIRHFREEFEYHAKYPEKVAGSRYAHLDDYKKDLNPVL from the coding sequence ATGGGAAGAAAACTATTACTGGAAAACATTCATATTCCCGGTATAAGAAACTATGATACCTACCGTGCAAACGGCGGATACCGGTCAGTAGAAAAAGCACTGAAAACCATGTCTCCTGAGGAGATTATGGAAGAAGTTAAAAAGTCCGGTTTAAGAGGCCGAGGCGGAGCAGGCTTCCCTACTGGTATGAAATGGAGTTTCCTTGACAGAAAATCTGATAAACCAAGGTATCTCGTTTGTAATGCAGACGAAAGTGAACCTGGAACATTTAAGGACCGTTACCTTATGGAGTTTATCCCTCACTTACTTATTGAGGGCTTAATAGTTTCCAGCTTTTCACTAGGCGCAAATACAACTTATATATATATAAGAGGAGAATATAGGTGGATCGTCGATATTCTCGAAAAAGCTATCGCAGAAGCAAAAAATGCTGGCTTTTTGGGCAAAAATATCCTAGGCAGTGGATTTGACCTAGAAATATATGTACATCCGGGAGCCGGCGCTTACATTTGTGGCGAAGAAACTGCACTTATAGAGTCTCTGGAAGGTAAAAGGGGTAACCCTAGAATGAAACCTCCTTTCCCAGCAATATCAGGTCTTTATAACTGCCCTACTGTTGTCAATAATGTAGAAACACTTGCTGCAGTAGCCCCAATTATCAATATTGGTGGTGAAGAATATGCAAAAATTGGTGTTGGAAGGAGTACTGGTACTAAGCTAATCTCGGCATGCGGAAACATCAACAATCCAGGTGTCTATGAAATCGAGCTTGGCTTGCCTGTAGATGAGTTTTTAAATTCAGATGAATATTGCGGAGGTATCCGAAAAGGACACCGTCTAAAAGCAGTAGTTCCAGGTGGCTCTTCTGTACCGATCGTACCAGCAGACCTATTTTATAAGACAGCCGAAGGCGAAGACAGACTTATGTCTTATGAATCACTTTCAGAAGGCGGATTTGCAAGCGGTACAATGCTAGGTTCTGGAGGCTTTATTGCCATGGACGAAACGGTATGTATCGTAAGGAACCTTTGGAACTTTACAAGATTCTACCACCACGAATCTTGTGGACAGTGTAGCCCTTGTCGCGAAGGAACTGGATGGATGGAAAAAGTATTGCACAGGCTAGAGCATGGACATGGACACATGCACGACATCGACCTACTTGTTGAAGTTGCCAAGAAAATTGAAGGACATACCATCTGTCCTTTAGGAGATGCTGCTGCATGGCCAGTAGCAAGTGCTATAAGACACTTCAGAGAAGAATTTGAGTATCATGCCAAATACCCTGAAAAAGTAGCAGGTAGCCGTTACGCTCATCTGGACGATTATAAAAAAGATTTAAACCCGGTATTATAA
- a CDS encoding 2Fe-2S iron-sulfur cluster-binding protein produces MKVTIDNIELEVEPGTTILNAARKIGGAVVPPAMCYYSKLEGSGGKCRTCLVKVTKGSEKDPRPMPKLVPSCSTMVMDGMVVQNITSPDVVESRKAITEFLLINHPLDCPICDQAGECHLQDLAFEHGVAKTRYEEERRTFEKVDLGDKIQLHMTRCILCYRCVYTADQITEKRVHGVLKRGDSAEIGTYIKNAIDNDFSGNVIDVCPVGALTDKTFRFKSRVWFLKPMDAHRDCDKCCGKTVVWMHGNEIYRVTGRKDQYGEVDEFICNECRFEKKKPEDWTIEGPRKIDRHSVISQNHYRVIANSGQKKITK; encoded by the coding sequence ATGAAGGTAACCATAGACAATATTGAACTAGAGGTAGAACCGGGGACCACCATACTAAATGCCGCCAGAAAAATAGGCGGAGCTGTGGTTCCTCCTGCCATGTGTTACTACTCAAAACTTGAAGGAAGCGGAGGAAAATGCCGTACCTGCCTTGTAAAGGTTACAAAAGGTTCGGAAAAAGACCCTCGCCCTATGCCTAAGCTAGTACCATCCTGCTCTACTATGGTAATGGACGGTATGGTTGTGCAAAATATAACTTCTCCCGACGTAGTTGAATCAAGAAAGGCTATTACGGAGTTTCTTCTTATCAACCACCCGCTAGACTGCCCTATCTGTGACCAAGCTGGGGAATGTCACCTACAAGATTTAGCTTTTGAACACGGTGTGGCAAAAACAAGGTATGAAGAAGAGAGAAGAACTTTTGAAAAAGTAGACCTTGGCGATAAAATCCAGCTTCATATGACACGCTGTATCTTATGTTACAGATGTGTATATACGGCAGATCAAATTACAGAAAAAAGGGTACACGGTGTACTTAAGAGAGGTGACTCTGCCGAAATTGGTACATATATAAAAAATGCCATTGATAATGACTTTTCTGGCAATGTTATTGACGTATGTCCGGTGGGCGCCCTTACTGACAAAACATTTAGGTTTAAAAGCCGTGTTTGGTTCCTTAAGCCAATGGATGCCCATAGAGACTGTGACAAATGCTGTGGCAAAACTGTTGTTTGGATGCATGGAAATGAAATTTACAGGGTAACAGGTAGAAAAGATCAATATGGCGAAGTAGATGAATTTATTTGCAACGAATGCCGTTTTGAAAAGAAAAAACCTGAAGACTGGACAATTGAAGGACCAAGAAAGATAGACAGGCACTCGGTAATTTCTCAAAACCACTACAGAGTTATAGCTAATTCCGGACAAAAAAAGATCACGAAATAA
- the nuoH gene encoding NADH-quinone oxidoreductase subunit NuoH: MDVFVIDKLILIVVVFTFSLVVAMYSTLAERKVAGFIQDRLGPNRAGIFGILQPLADGTKFFFKEEIIPSSANKALFILGPSLSMLTACMTSAVIPWGRDLQLFGREISLQIADINIGLLYIFAVVSIGVYGIMIGGWASNNKFSLLGAIRASSQMISYEIAMGLSLIALVMTTNSLAMSEIVGIQEGTIFGISGARWNIIYQPLGFLIFFICALAECNRTPFDLPESEAELVGGYHTEYSSMKLGLYLFAEYINMFISAAIMAAIYFGGYTFPFMDQLGLSHNLVVILGVLVFIAKIFFFIFLFMWIRWTLPRFRYDQLMTLGWKILIPLALLNIIATGVGIIIF; encoded by the coding sequence ATGGACGTTTTTGTAATTGACAAACTGATACTGATCGTTGTTGTATTTACCTTTTCTCTGGTAGTGGCAATGTACAGTACACTCGCAGAAAGAAAAGTAGCAGGCTTTATCCAAGACAGGCTTGGACCAAACCGGGCGGGTATATTTGGTATCCTACAGCCATTGGCTGATGGAACAAAGTTCTTCTTCAAAGAAGAAATTATCCCCTCTTCGGCCAACAAAGCGCTATTTATATTAGGCCCTTCCCTTTCCATGTTAACAGCATGTATGACGAGTGCTGTAATTCCATGGGGTAGAGACCTTCAACTGTTTGGTAGAGAAATATCCTTACAAATAGCAGATATCAATATAGGTTTACTGTATATTTTTGCGGTAGTTTCTATTGGTGTATATGGTATCATGATTGGTGGCTGGGCGTCTAACAACAAGTTCTCTTTGTTAGGTGCTATCAGAGCATCTTCTCAAATGATCAGCTATGAAATTGCTATGGGTCTTTCCCTAATAGCACTTGTTATGACCACCAACTCTTTAGCTATGAGCGAAATTGTTGGAATTCAAGAAGGAACAATATTTGGAATATCAGGAGCCAGGTGGAATATTATTTATCAACCATTAGGTTTCCTTATCTTCTTTATCTGTGCTTTAGCTGAATGTAACAGAACTCCATTTGACCTTCCAGAGAGTGAAGCGGAACTTGTAGGTGGATACCATACAGAATATAGTAGTATGAAGCTTGGGCTTTATTTGTTTGCTGAATATATCAACATGTTTATTTCAGCAGCGATTATGGCAGCAATCTACTTTGGTGGATATACCTTCCCTTTCATGGACCAACTAGGGTTATCTCACAATCTAGTCGTTATTCTAGGTGTACTAGTATTCATTGCTAAAATATTCTTCTTTATTTTCCTTTTCATGTGGATCAGATGGACGCTACCGAGGTTCCGTTACGACCAGTTAATGACCCTAGGATGGAAAATATTAATTCCTTTGGCACTTCTAAACATTATTGCCACAGGGGTAGGAATCATTATCTTTTAA
- the nuoI gene encoding NADH-quinone oxidoreductase subunit NuoI, protein MYSLSNKAKQVSKKEMTLSEKLYLPAIFQGMAITIKHFFKKKPTIQYPEQKRDFSMIYRGKHILKRDEEGRENCTACGLCAVSCPAEAITIESAERQKGEEHLYREEKYAKRYEINMLRCIFCGLCEESCPKDAIYLTEELAPANYDRSDFIFGKDKLVQPLGTSAHPKTYKPYKK, encoded by the coding sequence ATGTATTCATTATCAAATAAGGCAAAACAGGTCTCCAAAAAGGAAATGACATTGTCGGAAAAATTATACCTTCCGGCAATATTCCAAGGAATGGCCATTACCATAAAGCACTTCTTTAAAAAGAAGCCTACCATACAGTACCCAGAGCAAAAACGGGACTTTAGTATGATCTATAGGGGAAAGCACATTCTCAAAAGAGATGAGGAAGGGCGTGAAAACTGTACAGCCTGTGGTCTATGTGCTGTTTCATGTCCTGCCGAGGCTATTACCATAGAATCTGCTGAAAGGCAAAAAGGAGAAGAACACCTTTATAGAGAAGAGAAATATGCAAAAAGGTATGAAATAAACATGCTTAGATGCATATTCTGTGGACTCTGTGAAGAATCTTGTCCGAAAGATGCGATTTACCTTACTGAGGAACTAGCACCGGCAAACTATGACCGCTCTGATTTCATCTTTGGCAAGGACAAACTTGTCCAGCCTCTTGGAACCAGCGCTCATCCTAAAACATATAAACCGTATAAAAAGTAA
- a CDS encoding NADH-quinone oxidoreductase subunit J: MDQIIFLVLSILSVGGALAVVFSRNPVYSVLFLVLTFFSIAGHFVMMNAQFLAIVHIIIYAGAVMVLFLFVIMLLNLNKSSNPEQSFMVKLSGAISGGLLLLALLGAFRGLEETPVEAVMDSEAGLVSNLGRVLFTDFILPFEVSAVLFLSAMIGAVMLGKKNLKEH; encoded by the coding sequence ATGGATCAGATAATATTTTTGGTACTTTCAATTCTTTCTGTCGGAGGTGCACTTGCAGTTGTATTTTCCCGTAACCCGGTATACAGTGTATTGTTCTTGGTTCTGACATTTTTCTCCATTGCAGGTCACTTTGTAATGATGAATGCCCAATTCTTGGCCATTGTACACATCATTATCTATGCAGGAGCTGTAATGGTGTTGTTCCTGTTTGTAATCATGCTCCTAAACCTCAATAAGTCGTCCAACCCTGAACAATCGTTCATGGTCAAGCTCTCCGGAGCCATTTCGGGAGGCTTACTGCTTTTAGCACTGCTTGGAGCTTTTAGAGGTCTCGAGGAAACACCTGTTGAAGCTGTTATGGATTCAGAAGCTGGTCTTGTTAGCAACTTGGGAAGGGTGTTGTTCACCGATTTCATACTCCCTTTTGAGGTTTCAGCTGTATTATTCCTTTCTGCAATGATAGGAGCTGTTATGTTGGGTAAGAAAAACTTAAAAGAACATTAA
- the nuoK gene encoding NADH-quinone oxidoreductase subunit NuoK yields the protein MDALQPLFFSLNNYILLATILFTIGVIGILIRRNMIIVFMCIELMLNAVNLLLVAFSVHHGDASGQVFVFFIMAVAAAEITVGLAILVMIYRNTGSVNINTLSKLRW from the coding sequence ATGGACGCACTTCAACCCTTATTTTTCTCGCTAAACAACTATATACTTCTGGCTACTATCTTATTTACGATAGGTGTAATAGGAATACTGATCAGGAGAAACATGATTATTGTTTTCATGTGTATTGAATTAATGTTAAATGCGGTAAACCTATTGCTTGTAGCTTTCTCTGTCCATCATGGCGATGCGTCGGGTCAGGTTTTTGTATTCTTTATTATGGCAGTGGCTGCGGCTGAGATTACAGTCGGATTGGCTATACTTGTTATGATCTATCGAAATACTGGATCCGTAAATATCAATACCCTCAGTAAGCTTAGATGGTAA
- a CDS encoding type IX secretion system membrane protein PorP/SprF has protein sequence MKFRLSLVLLLASFFLPEKVKGQDIQFSQFYAASPYLNPGFAGSAHQTRGIFHQRLQWPRLEARYITSYFSADTYFDTYKSGVGFYAIRDIQGDNTISSNEVAAMYSYELHILDNLSFRPGVQLTYISRLLNYSNLYFSNQIDDMGNIYLNNTGNPMTHFISVASGGILYSDRFWFGYSSHHMNNPNQSFIGEESRLPVKHSFVGGYKFMLNKSRAGSYQSNKTVSITPTFQYKFQGRSDQVDLGIYAMYDQLIAGFWYRGIPWLKRYLPNLQNNESAIVLVGWKFQSISITYSYDFTVSRLSPAQTGGSHELNITYLHQGFRKKKKQKRIPCPKF, from the coding sequence ATGAAGTTTAGATTATCCTTGGTGCTTTTATTGGCTTCTTTTTTCTTACCAGAAAAGGTAAAAGGTCAGGATATTCAATTTTCACAGTTTTATGCCGCTTCTCCCTACTTAAATCCAGGTTTTGCAGGAAGTGCTCATCAGACCAGAGGGATTTTTCATCAGCGGCTGCAATGGCCACGATTAGAAGCAAGATATATTACTTCTTACTTCTCAGCAGATACTTATTTTGATACGTATAAAAGTGGAGTAGGTTTTTATGCTATAAGAGATATTCAAGGAGATAATACGATTTCCTCCAATGAAGTAGCTGCCATGTACTCCTATGAATTACATATTTTGGACAACCTCTCTTTTAGACCTGGGGTGCAATTAACATATATTTCCAGACTTCTTAATTATTCAAATCTGTACTTCTCCAATCAGATAGATGATATGGGCAATATTTACTTGAACAATACAGGGAACCCTATGACTCATTTTATTAGTGTGGCCTCTGGAGGAATTTTATATTCTGATCGATTCTGGTTTGGTTATTCAAGCCACCATATGAACAACCCGAACCAGTCTTTTATAGGAGAAGAAAGCCGCTTGCCTGTAAAACATTCATTTGTTGGAGGATATAAATTTATGTTAAACAAAAGCAGGGCTGGTAGTTACCAAAGTAATAAAACTGTTAGTATAACCCCTACGTTCCAGTATAAATTTCAAGGAAGGTCTGACCAGGTTGATTTGGGCATTTATGCAATGTATGACCAATTAATAGCTGGATTTTGGTATAGGGGGATCCCATGGCTGAAACGGTATCTCCCAAACTTGCAAAACAATGAATCTGCCATTGTATTGGTAGGGTGGAAGTTTCAAAGTATTAGTATTACCTATAGTTATGACTTTACTGTATCGAGATTATCGCCAGCACAAACAGGAGGAAGCCATGAGTTAAATATAACATATCTACATCAAGGTTTTAGAAAGAAAAAGAAGCAAAAAAGAATACCTTGCCCTAAATTTTAA